Proteins encoded by one window of Chryseobacterium sp. POL2:
- a CDS encoding transposase: MKTGRRKFDSAFKAKVALEALKERETLQQLALKYELHPNQISQWKQEFIEKSAQVFESKVLKESSDESVSELYQKIGKLEMEKEFLKKNLKRFGLFWGLLFIPWCLR; encoded by the coding sequence ATGAAAACAGGGAGACGCAAATTCGATTCTGCATTTAAGGCAAAAGTAGCCCTTGAAGCATTAAAAGAGAGAGAAACTCTACAACAATTAGCTCTAAAATATGAGTTACATCCCAATCAAATCTCACAGTGGAAGCAGGAGTTTATAGAAAAATCTGCTCAGGTTTTTGAAAGTAAAGTTCTTAAAGAAAGTAGTGATGAGAGTGTTTCGGAGCTTTATCAAAAAATTGGCAAGCTAGAGATGGAGAAAGAATTTCTAAAAAAAAACTTGAAACGCTTCGGACTATTTTGGGGTTTGTTGTTTATTCCTTGGTGTTTACGATAA
- a CDS encoding integrase core domain-containing protein: MDGKGRALDNIFIERFWRTLKYQYIYLNPKDNGLDLYLGIKQWLEKYHYRKHQGINNKPQNSPKRFKFFFRNSFSISSLPIF, encoded by the coding sequence ATGGATGGTAAAGGAAGAGCTTTGGACAATATTTTTATTGAAAGATTTTGGAGAACTTTAAAATATCAATACATTTACCTCAATCCCAAAGACAATGGTTTAGACCTTTATTTAGGAATTAAACAATGGCTAGAAAAATACCATTATCGTAAACACCAAGGAATAAACAACAAACCCCAAAATAGTCCGAAGCGTTTCAAGTTTTTTTTTAGAAATTCTTTCTCCATCTCTAGCTTGCCAATTTTTTGA
- a CDS encoding DDE-type integrase/transposase/recombinase, with product MRLLIDKNDQFSIREQCDLLEINRSGFYYRAKAERKENLEAMQLMDKHILEEPTAGVITMQSMLEECGMKMSYERVRRLMRKAEIMPIYPRRMLTQKGKNKYIYPYLLRGMNITKPNEVWQIDITYLPMKNGFMYLTAIIDVYSRYIVGWGLSNSLEALESLKVVQQAVATYGNLK from the coding sequence ATGCGATTATTGATCGATAAAAACGATCAATTTAGTATTCGAGAGCAGTGTGACCTTTTGGAGATTAATCGTTCAGGATTCTATTATCGAGCTAAAGCAGAGCGTAAAGAGAATTTAGAAGCCATGCAACTTATGGATAAACATATTCTCGAAGAACCCACCGCAGGAGTTATCACGATGCAGAGTATGCTGGAGGAATGTGGTATGAAAATGAGTTATGAAAGAGTCCGTAGGTTGATGCGTAAAGCAGAGATAATGCCTATTTATCCTCGTCGTATGCTTACTCAAAAAGGGAAAAATAAATATATTTATCCCTATTTATTGAGAGGGATGAACATTACCAAGCCCAATGAAGTTTGGCAAATAGACATCACCTACCTACCCATGAAAAACGGATTTATGTATCTCACAGCCATTATTGATGTGTATAGCCGATACATCGTTGGTTGGGGATTGAGTAATAGTTTGGAGGCCTTGGAATCTTTAAAAGTAGTACAACAAGCGGTAGCAACTTATGGAAACCTGAAATAA
- a CDS encoding transposase, whose product MKTGRRKFDSAFKAKVALEALKERETLQQLALKYELHPNQISQWKQEFIEKSAQVFESKVLKESSDESVSELYQKIGKLEMEKEFLKKNLKRFGL is encoded by the coding sequence ATGAAAACAGGGAGACGCAAATTCGATTCTGCATTTAAGGCAAAAGTAGCCCTTGAAGCATTAAAAGAGAGAGAAACTCTACAACAATTAGCTCTAAAATATGAGTTACATCCCAATCAAATCTCACAGTGGAAGCAGGAGTTTATAGAAAAATCTGCTCAGGTTTTTGAAAGTAAAGTTCTTAAAGAAAGTAGTGATGAGAGTGTTTCGGAGCTTTATCAAAAAATTGGCAAGCTAGAGATGGAGAAAGAATTTCTAAAAAAAAACTTGAAACGCTTCGGACTATGA
- a CDS encoding helix-turn-helix transcriptional regulator, with translation MKKFIFLNFILIYAHLFSTDYDMVKQIDQGIALYRKEYSRNSFTNRDAELTDLYYLAKEVSHEKAQIDAVLLLSNSFVLQKKFYQIIVKAEDAKRIAYKINDYQSLAHLKNYIAGALIYSGFHEEAKKNINKSIEFSKFLKDKEQRKILDYNNCIYLAKYYQFQHKKDSVFYYLNKAIATASEINETSQNKAFYKTDGILHIAEFHLSEKQPEAAEKHLMSISQNIKSVYQTADYLFLQAKIAFLQNNEMLSLELYKKADSLASEINYDILKIKVYNDLAVYYKAKDDLKKHIYYLKNGNTISDSLIYLTHAQIDRISQFQSHESQNFLQSKSVLIVVILLIVLIFVIKRRKTFRKPKPIHIEIEKKFLDIVTPISITELTSLTHDNNPLFYANFKNVFPSFEDKLLKVNPLLKPMGLEVCALMKLNFTTKQIAVIKNVSIRSVEGRKYRIRKALEINQNENIYVWISKL, from the coding sequence ATGAAGAAATTTATTTTCTTAAATTTTATTTTAATTTATGCCCATCTATTTTCTACAGATTATGACATGGTCAAACAAATTGATCAGGGCATTGCTTTGTATAGAAAAGAATATTCAAGAAATAGTTTTACAAATAGAGATGCAGAGCTAACGGATCTATACTATTTAGCTAAGGAAGTAAGTCACGAAAAAGCCCAAATAGATGCTGTCTTATTATTGAGTAATTCCTTTGTGTTGCAGAAAAAATTTTATCAAATAATTGTAAAAGCTGAAGATGCTAAAAGAATAGCTTATAAAATAAATGATTATCAATCGTTAGCACATTTAAAAAATTATATCGCAGGCGCATTGATTTATTCAGGTTTTCACGAAGAAGCGAAAAAAAATATAAACAAAAGTATTGAGTTTAGTAAGTTTTTAAAAGATAAAGAACAACGGAAAATATTAGATTATAATAATTGTATTTATTTAGCCAAATATTACCAATTTCAGCATAAGAAAGATTCGGTTTTTTATTATTTAAACAAAGCTATTGCAACAGCTTCTGAGATTAACGAAACTTCGCAGAATAAAGCTTTTTATAAGACAGATGGAATTTTGCATATAGCTGAATTTCACTTGTCTGAAAAGCAACCAGAAGCTGCAGAGAAGCATTTAATGAGTATTTCACAAAATATTAAAAGTGTATATCAAACTGCGGATTACCTTTTTCTCCAAGCAAAAATTGCTTTTCTACAAAATAATGAAATGCTATCTTTAGAATTATATAAAAAAGCAGATTCTCTGGCATCAGAAATTAATTATGATATTTTAAAAATAAAGGTTTATAATGATTTAGCTGTGTATTATAAGGCTAAAGATGATTTGAAAAAGCACATCTATTATCTAAAAAATGGAAACACGATAAGTGATAGTTTAATATATCTTACCCATGCCCAAATTGACAGAATTAGCCAATTTCAAAGTCACGAAAGCCAAAATTTTTTGCAAAGTAAAAGTGTTTTAATTGTTGTTATTTTATTGATTGTGCTGATTTTTGTGATTAAACGAAGAAAAACCTTTAGAAAACCAAAACCAATACATATTGAAATCGAAAAAAAGTTTTTAGATATAGTCACGCCAATATCTATTACAGAATTAACAAGTTTAACACATGATAATAATCCATTATTCTATGCCAATTTTAAAAATGTATTTCCCAGTTTTGAAGATAAACTACTGAAAGTAAATCCACTTTTAAAACCTATGGGTCTGGAAGTCTGTGCTTTGATGAAGCTTAATTTTACAACTAAGCAAATAGCGGTTATTAAAAATGTTTCCATAAGATCTGTTGAGGGGAGAAAATATCGCATTCGAAAAGCACTTGAGATAAATCAAAACGAAAACATATATGTTTGGATTTCTAAACTATAA
- a CDS encoding DUF5675 family protein, with protein sequence MKLVLQRQYFSSGTNGILFFNGKEICKTIELFWKDNQRRISCIPEGIYKVRKRFSPKFKWHLEVMNVKNRDYILFHPANDALKELNGCIAPVSELTGEGKGIRSRIAFERLKEIVFPYLEKGFVIELIIKS encoded by the coding sequence ATGAAACTGGTATTACAAAGACAGTATTTTTCTTCAGGAACTAATGGAATTTTATTTTTTAATGGTAAGGAAATCTGTAAAACGATTGAACTGTTCTGGAAAGATAACCAAAGAAGAATCTCCTGCATTCCTGAAGGAATATACAAAGTCAGAAAGCGTTTCAGTCCAAAATTCAAATGGCATCTGGAAGTGATGAATGTAAAAAACAGGGATTATATTTTATTCCATCCTGCCAATGATGCTTTGAAGGAGCTGAATGGATGTATTGCTCCGGTATCGGAATTAACCGGAGAAGGAAAAGGAATCCGCTCGCGGATTGCCTTTGAACGATTGAAAGAAATCGTTTTTCCATACCTGGAAAAAGGTTTTGTGATTGAGTTAATCATTAAAAGTTAG
- a CDS encoding DUF6943 family protein translates to MLNFKVRTYNSEKGTPENSIFILSRGKNAGKPLFEPCPNCFILYCRNETEKENLYWIFYTLWKNGFFHPYLCGSVIDMLRLSELKKVLQNWIIPSFSKMEQNGKILQDIKAVYQLEQHYSKQLKQLSELRGILVQKYYYKI, encoded by the coding sequence ATGCTCAATTTCAAAGTACGCACGTACAATTCCGAAAAAGGAACGCCTGAAAATTCAATTTTCATTTTATCAAGAGGAAAAAACGCAGGAAAACCACTTTTTGAACCTTGCCCGAATTGTTTTATCCTATATTGCAGGAACGAAACCGAAAAAGAAAACCTGTACTGGATATTTTACACCCTTTGGAAAAACGGATTTTTCCATCCGTATCTCTGCGGAAGTGTAATTGATATGCTTCGACTTTCAGAACTCAAAAAAGTTCTTCAAAATTGGATTATTCCAAGCTTTTCCAAAATGGAACAAAACGGAAAAATACTGCAGGACATCAAAGCAGTCTATCAACTCGAACAACATTATTCCAAACAATTGAAACAACTTTCAGAGCTTCGTGGTATTCTCGTACAGAAATACTATTACAAAATTTAA